From Parafrankia discariae, the proteins below share one genomic window:
- a CDS encoding serine hydrolase domain-containing protein: MTSPAEELLAGTRRALLHRLAVGQAEGRTPSLVGAVVRGGRLVWSAGRSMIDGHSPDADVQYRIGSITKTFVAVQVLRLRDEGRLDLADPLDRHLPGVGPDTDIDTDTGAGAGAGVGALTIAQLLGHTSGLAAEPPGPWWERTPGTLRPLLDDVLHEPAVRHPAGRRFHYSNPGFALLGALVSRLRGQPWGDVLHQELLVPLGLTRTTLLPRAPHAGGFGVHPWADAMVPEPLTDTGMMAPAGQLWSTAADLARWAAFLAHGDEDVLSADTLAEMRRPASGPDEAAGWTTSYGLGLQLRRQNGRLLYGHLGSMPGFLAAVLVSQDDDVAAVVLANATAGPEVALIAADLIRIVAEHEPRIPDPWRPLPAVDPELLALTGLWHWGPAPHLLHLRADRGLELVPHGQLGRGSRFRAEADGTWTGLDGYYAGETLRVVRTPDGTASHLDIGTFVFTRTPYDPTAGLPGGLDPGGWQSH, encoded by the coding sequence ATGACTTCGCCAGCTGAGGAGTTGTTGGCGGGCACCCGCCGCGCGCTGCTGCACCGGCTGGCGGTCGGGCAGGCGGAGGGACGCACGCCCTCTCTGGTCGGCGCGGTCGTGCGCGGTGGGCGACTGGTCTGGTCCGCCGGCCGGAGCATGATCGACGGGCACAGCCCGGACGCCGACGTCCAGTACCGGATCGGCTCGATCACGAAGACCTTCGTCGCGGTGCAGGTCCTGCGCCTGCGTGACGAGGGCCGGCTGGACCTGGCCGACCCGCTGGACCGTCACCTGCCCGGGGTCGGCCCCGACACCGACATTGACACCGACACCGGTGCCGGGGCGGGTGCCGGTGTCGGTGCGCTGACGATCGCCCAACTGCTCGGCCACACCTCGGGTCTCGCGGCGGAGCCGCCCGGCCCCTGGTGGGAACGCACCCCGGGAACGCTGCGGCCACTGCTCGACGACGTGCTGCACGAACCGGCGGTACGCCATCCGGCGGGCCGCCGGTTCCACTACTCGAACCCCGGGTTCGCGCTGCTCGGCGCCCTGGTCAGCCGGCTGCGCGGACAACCGTGGGGCGACGTGCTGCACCAGGAGCTGCTGGTGCCGCTCGGCCTGACCCGGACGACCCTCCTCCCGCGGGCTCCGCACGCCGGCGGCTTCGGGGTGCATCCCTGGGCGGATGCGATGGTGCCCGAGCCGCTGACGGACACCGGGATGATGGCCCCGGCCGGTCAGCTCTGGTCGACCGCGGCCGACCTGGCCCGCTGGGCCGCGTTCCTCGCGCACGGCGACGAGGACGTGCTGAGCGCCGACACCCTCGCCGAGATGCGCCGGCCCGCCTCCGGCCCGGACGAGGCGGCCGGCTGGACCACCTCCTACGGGCTCGGCCTGCAACTACGGCGGCAGAACGGCCGGCTGCTGTACGGCCATCTCGGCTCGATGCCGGGGTTCCTGGCCGCCGTCCTGGTGAGCCAGGACGACGACGTCGCCGCGGTCGTCCTGGCGAACGCGACCGCCGGGCCGGAGGTCGCGCTGATCGCCGCCGACCTGATCCGGATCGTCGCCGAGCACGAGCCACGCATCCCGGACCCGTGGCGCCCGCTGCCGGCCGTCGATCCGGAGCTTCTCGCGCTCACCGGCCTGTGGCACTGGGGCCCGGCCCCGCACCTGCTGCACCTGCGCGCCGACCGGGGGCTCGAACTCGTCCCGCACGGTCAGCTGGGTAGGGGCTCCCGGTTCCGGGCCGAGGCGGACGGCACCTGGACCGGGCTGGACGGGTACTACGCCGGCGAGACGCTGCGCGTCGTGCGGACACCGGACGGCACCGCCAGCCACCTGGACATCGGCACGTTCGTGTTCACCCGCACCCCCTACGACCCGACCGCGGGCCTCCCCGGCGGCCTCGACCCGGGGGGCTGGCAGTCGCACTGA
- a CDS encoding M56 family metallopeptidase, protein MVGLVGSRAAADAARYLPPAAATVLLTAFAVTVSVAIEAMLSLSAYLGTVNLFPAAHPRDWSTPILRSTLPIPNAAGLAAGALAAVLLGRTAVHLVRVVVGAHRTTAAAAALPAVAGLAIVDDTAAHAYAVPGRNRRVVVSTGMLRLLTGPQRRALLAHEQAHLRHHHHRYAQLTRLAAAANPLTALIAPAVDHAIERWADAAAVREVGDPCTVAHALGRAALGRPAAPPHPAGSAGSAGSAGSGHDHPFGLGAAHDHVVDRVHDLLDPPLRRTRAGVLLAVATMLCWASTITVVLYIHGAVELAEVAVGS, encoded by the coding sequence GTGGTCGGCCTCGTCGGGAGCAGGGCCGCGGCGGACGCCGCCCGGTACCTCCCGCCGGCGGCGGCGACCGTGCTCCTCACCGCCTTCGCGGTGACGGTGTCGGTGGCCATCGAGGCGATGCTGTCGTTGTCCGCCTACCTCGGCACGGTCAATCTCTTTCCCGCGGCGCACCCGCGCGACTGGTCGACCCCGATCCTGCGCTCGACGCTGCCGATCCCCAACGCGGCCGGCCTGGCCGCGGGGGCGCTGGCGGCCGTCCTGCTCGGCCGGACCGCCGTCCACCTGGTCCGGGTCGTGGTGGGCGCGCACCGGACCACAGCCGCGGCCGCGGCGCTGCCCGCGGTCGCCGGACTGGCCATCGTCGACGACACCGCCGCGCACGCCTACGCCGTTCCGGGCCGCAATCGCCGGGTCGTCGTCTCCACCGGCATGCTGCGCCTGCTGACCGGGCCGCAACGCCGGGCGCTGCTCGCCCACGAGCAGGCCCACCTGCGCCACCACCATCATCGCTACGCGCAGCTGACCCGCCTCGCCGCCGCGGCCAACCCCCTGACGGCGCTGATCGCCCCCGCCGTCGACCACGCGATCGAGCGGTGGGCGGATGCCGCCGCGGTCCGCGAGGTCGGCGACCCGTGCACGGTCGCCCACGCGCTGGGCCGGGCCGCGCTCGGCCGCCCCGCGGCGCCGCCGCACCCGGCGGGCTCGGCGGGCTCGGCCGGCTCGGCCGGCTCCGGCCACGATCATCCGTTCGGGCTCGGTGCCGCCCACGATCACGTCGTCGACCGGGTCCACGACCTTCTGGATCCGCCGCTGCGCCGGACCCGGGCGGGTGTCCTGCTGGCGGTCGCGACGATGCTGTGCTGGGCCAGCACCATCACGGTCGTCCTCTACATCCACGGCGCTGTCGAACTGGCCGAAGTCGCCGTCGGCAGCTGA
- the efeO gene encoding iron uptake system protein EfeO: MKSPVGRVLRLACPVVVAATLAAACSSDNSTDSGSSGAGGGGGPIAVNAGDKNCEVASVELPAGRHTFEVTNSASQVTEVYVYADGDRIMGEVENIGPSTKRNLIVDLPAGKYQVACKPGMVGDGIRTALTVTGEAPPAQTLDQNLRTAVTSYKTYVASETQALVDTTATFVAAIDSGDVAKAKEAYPNVRLHYERIEPIAESFGDLDPLIDMRIDDATPETPFVGFHAIEQKLFEGNTLDGTQPLATALTTNVGKLNELVKTVELTPLVMANGAKSLLDEVAASKVTGEEERYSRIDLVDFAGNVDGAKYVYSALRPALQEKDPELVSTLDKRFPALVSLLDKHLAKPGDDGYIAGSPYISYDSLTEDEVKALAVEVDAISEPIGQIAGVVTSK, from the coding sequence GTGAAATCGCCTGTCGGCCGCGTACTGCGCCTGGCCTGTCCTGTCGTCGTGGCCGCAACCCTGGCCGCGGCCTGCTCGTCGGACAACTCCACCGACTCCGGCTCGTCCGGCGCCGGCGGCGGCGGCGGACCGATCGCCGTGAACGCGGGTGACAAGAACTGCGAGGTGGCCAGCGTCGAACTGCCCGCCGGCCGGCACACCTTCGAGGTCACCAACTCCGCGTCGCAGGTCACCGAGGTGTACGTCTACGCCGACGGCGACCGGATCATGGGCGAGGTGGAGAACATCGGCCCGTCGACGAAGCGCAACCTGATCGTCGATCTACCGGCCGGCAAGTACCAGGTGGCGTGCAAGCCCGGCATGGTGGGCGACGGCATCCGCACCGCGCTCACGGTCACCGGCGAGGCCCCGCCGGCGCAGACGCTCGACCAGAACCTGCGGACCGCCGTCACCTCGTACAAGACCTACGTCGCGAGCGAGACCCAGGCGCTGGTCGACACCACCGCGACGTTCGTCGCGGCGATCGACTCGGGTGACGTGGCCAAGGCGAAGGAGGCCTACCCGAACGTGCGCCTGCACTACGAGCGCATCGAGCCGATCGCCGAGTCCTTCGGTGACCTCGACCCGCTCATCGACATGCGCATCGACGACGCCACCCCCGAGACCCCGTTCGTCGGCTTCCACGCGATCGAGCAGAAGCTGTTCGAGGGGAACACCCTGGACGGCACGCAGCCGCTCGCGACCGCGCTGACCACGAACGTCGGCAAGCTCAACGAGCTGGTCAAGACCGTGGAGCTCACGCCGCTGGTGATGGCCAACGGCGCGAAGTCCCTGCTCGACGAGGTCGCCGCGTCCAAGGTCACCGGCGAGGAGGAGCGTTACTCCCGCATCGACCTGGTCGACTTCGCCGGCAACGTCGACGGCGCCAAGTACGTCTACAGCGCACTGCGCCCGGCCCTGCAGGAGAAGGACCCGGAGCTGGTGTCGACGCTCGACAAGCGCTTCCCCGCGCTGGTCAGCCTGCTCGACAAGCATCTGGCCAAGCCCGGTGACGACGGCTACATCGCCGGCAGCCCGTACATCTCCTACGACAGCCTCACCGAGGACGAGGTCAAGGCCCTCGCCGTCGAGGTCGACGCCATCTCCGAGCCCATCGGACAGATCGCGGGAGTCGTGACCAGCAAATGA
- a CDS encoding cytochrome P450, whose amino-acid sequence MTDELYWDPFDKAIDVDPHPLWKRMRDDAPVYRNEKFDFYAFSRFTDVDTAHLDPGTYSSKYGTVLELMKPEPWDTGQIIFMDPPIHTLLRVLVSRAFTPRRVGGLEGVIRDLCAELLDPQVGGGGFDFVQDFAAQLPSLVISQLIGVDPADREDVRRMIDETFYLDPEKGMFNETAIAAAARFHGYLREQIQDRVKSPRDDMMTALTQAEITTDDGTRRLSLSEATDFTALLVSAGTETVARLLGWACVLLAAHPDQRADLAADPSLLGGAVEETLRYEAPSPVQGRVTTRDVEVHGVEIPAKSKILLLTGSAGRDDRKYDDPDRYDIRRRFDSHVSFGHGVHFCLGAALARMEGRIALEETLRRFPTWDVDHDNTVRLHTSTVRGYEKLPIVV is encoded by the coding sequence ATGACGGACGAGCTGTACTGGGACCCGTTCGACAAGGCGATCGACGTCGACCCGCACCCGCTGTGGAAGCGGATGCGCGACGACGCGCCGGTCTACCGCAACGAGAAGTTCGACTTCTACGCGTTCTCCCGCTTCACCGACGTCGACACCGCCCACCTCGATCCCGGGACCTACAGCTCCAAGTACGGCACGGTCCTCGAACTCATGAAGCCGGAGCCCTGGGACACCGGCCAGATCATCTTCATGGACCCGCCGATCCACACCCTCCTGCGCGTCCTGGTCTCCCGGGCCTTCACCCCGCGCCGCGTCGGCGGCCTCGAGGGCGTCATCCGCGACCTGTGCGCCGAGCTCCTCGACCCCCAGGTCGGCGGGGGCGGGTTCGACTTCGTCCAGGACTTCGCCGCCCAGCTCCCCTCACTGGTCATCTCCCAGCTCATCGGCGTCGACCCCGCCGACCGGGAGGACGTCCGCCGGATGATCGACGAGACGTTCTACCTGGACCCGGAGAAGGGCATGTTCAACGAGACCGCCATAGCCGCCGCCGCGAGGTTCCACGGCTACCTCCGCGAACAGATCCAGGACCGGGTCAAGAGCCCCCGGGACGACATGATGACCGCGCTCACCCAGGCGGAGATCACCACCGACGACGGCACCCGCCGGCTCAGCCTCAGCGAGGCCACGGACTTCACCGCGCTGCTCGTCTCGGCGGGCACGGAGACCGTCGCCCGCCTTCTCGGCTGGGCCTGCGTCCTGCTGGCCGCGCACCCCGACCAGCGGGCCGACCTGGCCGCCGACCCGTCGCTGCTGGGCGGCGCCGTCGAGGAGACGCTGCGTTACGAGGCGCCGTCCCCCGTCCAGGGCCGCGTCACCACCCGCGACGTCGAGGTGCACGGCGTCGAGATCCCCGCGAAATCCAAGATCCTGCTGCTCACCGGCTCCGCCGGGCGCGACGATCGCAAGTACGACGACCCGGACCGCTACGACATCCGGCGCAGGTTCGACAGCCACGTCTCCTTCGGCCACGGCGTCCACTTCTGCCTCGGCGCCGCCCTCGCCCGGATGGAGGGACGCATCGCCCTGGAGGAGACCCTGCGCCGCTTCCCCACCTGGGACGTCGACCACGACAACACGGTGCGCCTGCACACCAGCACCGTGCGCGGCTACGAGAAGCTGCCGATCGTCGTCTAG
- a CDS encoding BlaI/MecI/CopY family transcriptional regulator translates to MAGRARPRPSGGLESEVVACLAAAGEPMTAAQVQAELGDDLAYTTILTTLTRLYAKQALTRVPRGRAHAYQLVADLPETQAGLTARQMQKLLDTGVDRATVLSRFVDSLDEDSEQILRDLLARHPEPDGTPPGPGARKRRPR, encoded by the coding sequence GTGGCCGGTCGAGCCCGCCCACGCCCGAGCGGGGGCCTGGAGAGCGAGGTCGTCGCCTGCCTCGCCGCGGCCGGCGAGCCGATGACCGCGGCGCAGGTCCAGGCCGAGCTGGGCGATGACCTGGCCTACACGACTATCCTGACGACGCTGACCCGTCTTTACGCGAAGCAAGCCCTGACCCGCGTTCCCCGCGGCCGTGCCCACGCCTACCAGCTGGTCGCCGACCTGCCCGAGACCCAGGCCGGGCTCACCGCGCGCCAGATGCAGAAGCTGCTCGACACCGGCGTCGATCGCGCCACAGTGCTGTCCCGCTTCGTCGACAGCCTGGACGAGGACTCCGAACAGATCCTGCGGGACCTGCTCGCCCGCCATCCCGAACCCGACGGGACACCGCCGGGGCCGGGCGCCCGGAAGCGGAGGCCGAGATAA
- the efeU gene encoding iron uptake transporter permease EfeU: MFANYLIGLREGLEAALVVSILVAYLVKVGRQDRLVVVSGGVALAVAVSVAFGALLTYTSTSLLADFKSQEIFGGTMSAIAVVFVTWMVFWMRRTARGMRAELDGRLSTALELGTFAVVLTAFLAVAREGLETALFFWSAVQAAGNTTDPVIGFSLGIATAVVLAWLLYRRSVRLNLARFFTWTGAALIVIAAGVLAYAIHDLQEGGVIGGLNTLAFDVSEQIPPGSWYGSLLKGVFNFTPQTTVAQAIAWTAYIVPVMAVFFLGHRIRSGQPSQPSQPSGPDEPGQPSGPSPVPSESTS, encoded by the coding sequence GTGTTCGCCAACTACCTGATCGGCCTGCGTGAGGGCCTCGAGGCCGCGCTGGTCGTGAGCATCCTGGTCGCCTACCTGGTCAAGGTCGGCCGGCAGGACCGGCTGGTGGTCGTCTCCGGCGGGGTGGCCCTGGCGGTCGCGGTCAGCGTCGCGTTCGGCGCGCTGCTGACGTACACGTCGACGAGCCTGCTCGCGGACTTCAAGAGCCAGGAGATCTTCGGCGGCACGATGTCCGCGATCGCGGTGGTGTTCGTCACCTGGATGGTCTTCTGGATGCGTCGCACCGCCCGCGGCATGCGGGCCGAGCTGGACGGACGGCTCTCCACGGCGCTGGAGCTGGGCACCTTCGCCGTCGTTCTCACGGCCTTCCTCGCGGTGGCCCGGGAGGGCCTGGAGACGGCGTTGTTCTTCTGGTCGGCCGTGCAGGCCGCGGGAAACACCACCGACCCGGTGATCGGCTTCTCGCTGGGCATCGCGACCGCCGTGGTGCTCGCCTGGCTGCTGTACCGCCGGTCGGTCCGGCTGAACCTCGCCCGGTTCTTCACCTGGACGGGCGCCGCCCTGATCGTGATCGCGGCCGGCGTGCTGGCCTACGCGATCCACGACCTGCAGGAGGGCGGCGTCATCGGCGGGCTGAACACCCTCGCCTTCGACGTCAGCGAACAGATCCCACCCGGTTCGTGGTACGGGTCCCTGCTCAAGGGCGTCTTCAACTTCACCCCGCAGACCACGGTCGCCCAGGCGATCGCCTGGACCGCCTACATCGTCCCGGTCATGGCCGTGTTCTTCCTCGGTCATCGGATCCGGTCCGGCCAGCCGAGCCAGCCGAGCCAGCCGAGCGGGCCGGACGAGCCGGGCCAGCCGAGCGGGCCGTCGCCCGTCCCGTCGGAATCGACCAGCTGA
- a CDS encoding GntR family transcriptional regulator, with amino-acid sequence MLDDGTPLFAQIAERLADEIADGSLAEGERAPSTNELAAFHRINPATAAKGLNVLIDGGLLEKRRGIGMFVAAGARERLLADRRGYFAERYVQPLVAEAQRLGLDADALVALVREASEVPGGVTL; translated from the coding sequence GTGCTCGATGACGGGACACCGTTGTTCGCCCAGATCGCCGAACGCCTTGCCGACGAGATCGCCGACGGTTCGCTCGCGGAAGGCGAGCGGGCGCCGTCGACCAACGAGCTCGCCGCCTTCCACCGGATCAACCCGGCGACCGCGGCCAAGGGTCTCAACGTGCTGATCGACGGCGGGCTGCTGGAGAAACGCCGCGGAATCGGCATGTTCGTCGCGGCCGGGGCCCGGGAGCGCCTGCTGGCCGACCGCCGCGGGTACTTCGCCGAGCGCTACGTGCAGCCGCTCGTCGCCGAGGCCCAGCGCCTCGGCCTCGACGCCGACGCGCTGGTGGCGCTGGTCCGCGAGGCCAGCGAGGTTCCGGGAGGTGTCACGCTGTGA
- a CDS encoding ABC transporter ATP-binding protein — protein MTPTPTAAPTAAVSVTGLTRRYRGHLALDNVTLDIDGPSITGLLGRNGAGKTTLLRVLAAQELPSQGRVLVLGANPAENDAILRRMVFVREDQTFPDIKVREALKAASWFYPNWDGAVAAALAADFELPVHRAVKKLSRGMRSALSIVIGLAARAEVTLFDEPYAGLDAVARQLFYDRILAEYAERPRTIVLSTHLVDEAAALLERVVMVDRGRVVLDAPADDLRGAYTAVSGPVAAVEQLTAGRPVWDRRRVAARESVVVAGLLDGVDRLRARDLHLRVEPLSLQQVLVHATGRSGEESPERTNA, from the coding sequence GTGACGCCCACGCCCACAGCCGCGCCCACAGCCGCGGTCTCGGTCACCGGACTGACCCGCCGCTACCGCGGCCATCTCGCCCTCGACAACGTCACCCTCGACATCGACGGCCCGTCCATCACCGGCCTGCTGGGCCGGAACGGCGCCGGCAAGACGACGCTGCTGCGCGTGCTCGCCGCCCAGGAGCTGCCGTCCCAGGGTCGGGTCCTGGTGCTGGGTGCGAATCCGGCCGAGAACGACGCGATTCTCCGTCGCATGGTGTTCGTCCGGGAGGACCAGACCTTCCCGGACATCAAGGTCCGCGAGGCGCTGAAAGCGGCGTCCTGGTTCTACCCGAACTGGGACGGCGCGGTGGCCGCGGCGCTGGCCGCCGACTTCGAGCTGCCGGTCCACCGGGCGGTCAAGAAGCTCTCCCGGGGCATGCGCTCAGCGCTGAGCATCGTGATCGGCCTGGCGGCCCGGGCGGAGGTCACCCTGTTCGACGAGCCGTACGCCGGGCTCGACGCCGTCGCCCGCCAGTTGTTCTACGACCGGATTCTCGCCGAGTACGCCGAGCGTCCCCGCACGATCGTGCTGTCCACCCACCTGGTCGACGAGGCCGCCGCTCTGCTGGAGCGGGTCGTGATGGTCGACCGCGGCCGGGTCGTCCTCGACGCGCCCGCCGACGACCTCCGCGGCGCGTACACGGCCGTGAGCGGGCCGGTGGCCGCGGTGGAGCAGCTCACGGCGGGCCGGCCCGTCTGGGACCGGCGTCGGGTCGCCGCCCGCGAGTCGGTCGTCGTCGCCGGGCTGCTCGACGGCGTCGACCGGCTGCGCGCCCGGGACCTGCATCTGCGGGTCGAACCCCTGTCGCTGCAACAGGTGCTGGTCCACGCCACCGGGCGGTCCGGCGAGGAGTCACCCGAGAGGACGAACGCGTGA